In the Sulfurivermis fontis genome, AGGCTTGAAGTCACCGTTGCACAGCGCATGCTCCTTGAAGAAGCCGTAGGTGCCGGATACGGCGTTACGGCTGTACAGGGTGATGTCGCGGTTGGCCCACGCGCCGGTCAGACCGAGCTGACCCCAGCGGGTGACGTCTTCCTTGTAGCCGCAGCGACGGGTGGCGGAGAAGATCGCGTCCACCTGCGCCATGGTCATGCCCTTGATCGGGTTGTCCTTGTTGACGTACACGGCCAGCACGTCGATGGCGACCGGCACGGCGGTGGGCTTGTAGCCGTACTTGTTCTCGAAGGCCTGGATTTCCGAGGACTTCATGGCGCGGCTCATAGGGCCGAAGTTGGCGGTGCCTTCGGTCAGCGCCGGGGGAGCGGTGGAGGAACCGGCGCCCTGGATCTGGATGTTGACGTTGGGATAGAAGCGGGCATACTCCTCGGCCCACAGCGTCATCAGGTTGTTCAGGGTGTCGGAGCCGATGCTGGAGAAATTACCGGACACACCGGAGGCGCGCTGGTATTCCGGCAGCGCCGGGTCAACCTTTACGGTGGCGGCCAGTGCACTGCCGGACACCAGCGCGGCAGCCAGTGCCGCCGCAGTGAATGCTTTCTTGAAAGTCATACAGGTCAATCCTCTTGGTAGGTTGAAACAAGCGCCGGAAGCAACGGCCCCCGCTTTGCAACGGAACGCAGTATGGGGGCGGGTGTTGTCATATGTATGACACTACTGTTACTGCTTTATGACAGTGGACGTCTGGCCTCCACTCTTTCGAGCAGGTACGCTGTCCGCCATGCCCCACGCCACTCCCGACTATCAGGCCCTGATCCCGCTGGGCGGGCCGGAGCTGCAGCTGCGCTTTCGCGGCCCCTTCGAGGGCCGGGAAATCGTCTGGGATGCCCGCTTCGTCACACGCCGCCACAGCGGCGAGGCATGCAACAGCATCACCATCGGTGACGAGGGACCGCAAGGCCGCCGCCTGACGGTGGTGCTGGACGTCGCCGCCTTCGACGCCCCGACGGTACACAAGACCATCACCATGGTGCGCCAGTACAAGCGCCTGCGCCGCGGCCGCCACGAATTCGGGAGCTGACACCATGACCGACACGCCAATATTCAGTCAGGAGGGCCCGGACGCCGCAGCGGCCCTGTTTGCGCAGGCGCCGCTGTTCTCCGGCGTCTCCGCCCAGGCGCTGCACAATCTGGCGGCCGGCGCCACCCTGCGCCGCTACGAGCGTGACGAATACCTGTTCCGTACCGGCGAGCAATCGGAATATCTCTACCTGCTGGCCCAGGGCAGCGTCCAGCTCAGCGCCGACAGCAGCGACGGCCGCGAGGCGATAGTGGAGCTGCTGCGCCCGTTCGAGTCCTTCGTCGTCGCCACCGTGCTCACCTCGCAGCGTTATCTGCGCTCGGCACGCGCGGTGGAGCCGTCCCGCGTGCTGCTGATCCCCGCCCGCCTGCTGCTGGGCGAACTGAAGGGCAATCCCGACCTCGCCATCGCCCTGCTCGGCTCGATGGCGCAGAAATACCGCCACATGGTGCGCGAAATAAAGAGCCTGCGCCTGCGCACCGCCTCCCAGCGCCTGGCGCTGTACCTGCTGCAACTGGTGGAAAACAGCGGCCAGGCCGCGCGCCTGCCCCACGACAAGAAACTGCTCGCCTCGCGCCTCGGCATGACGCCGGAGAGTTTCTCCCGCGCCCTCGCCGAGCTGCGCCAGTACAGCGTGGATGTGCGCGGCGACGAGGTGCGTGTCGGCGATCTGGAACAGCTGCGCGCCTTCTGCCGCGTGGATCAGATGCTGGATGCGCTGGAACAGGACTTGCGGGTGATGTTGCCGACTGAAGAATAACTACGAGTTTCAAGTGGCAAGTTACAAGTGAAAAGAAGTTGGCGCCCTGGTTTTACTTGCAGCTTGTCACTTGCAACTCGGCTCATAGAGCCCAGGCCGGCACCATCCGGTTGGCCTTGCGCATCGCCGCATCCAGTGCCTTGTAGTCCGGCTGCATCTTCTCCACCAGGTCCCAGAAGCGGGTGGAGTGATTGAGGTGCACGGTGTGACACAGTTCGTGCACCATCAGGTAGCGCACCTGTTCCGGCGGCAGGAACAGCAGGCGCCAGTTGAGGTTGATGACATTCTTCGGTGAGCAGCTGCCCCAGCGCGTCTTCTGGCCGCGGATGGCGTAGCCGTTGCAGGTGAAGCCCAACTCGGCGGCCAGCGCCAGCAGCCTCGGCCCCACGGTCTGGCGGGCCCGTTCCGCCAGCCAGCGCTGCAATACCTTGTCCCACTCCTCGTTCTTGTATTGCACCAAGAGGCCGCGCCCGGCCCGCTCCCAGCAGCCGTTGCGCGTGCCACGGCGATATTCCACTTGCCAGCGCTCATTGAGCGCCGACAGAAATATCTCGTCCGGCGCCACACGTTGCGCCTGCTGCTGCGCATGTTCCGTCTGCATGCGCGCCAGGGTATCGATGAGCCATTGCCGGTGTTGCTGCACGAAGCCCGGCAATGCGCGCACGTCGTGGCGCCTGGGCAGCACCAGCTCCACCCGCCCCGGCGGCAACACGCGCAGGCGCACGTAACGGGCCCGCGCACTGATGCGTACGCTGGTTTCCGGCGCAGCGCCGGACCAGTCGATGGCGGGAAATTCAGTCACGGGAGTGCGCAACCGGGGCGGGAAAGTCCTTCAGGCAACAACGGCCGGAAGGATTGCGGGTGGTACACGCACACAGGCCCGCCTTGGTCTGCTGCACCACAAAGTCACGCACGACGGGGTCGACAGCATCGGCCCGGCTGACGCCAAAGCAGTAACACAACAGGGCAGCGGGGGCGGTCTCCTTGCTGCCCACCACGGTTCGCAGCTCCTGCTTGCCAATGGTGACGCCGCTGTCGGTGAAGTAAACAACCTCACAGTCAGGGGTATTGCAGAAATAATACGGCTGGTTCATCCCCTGCCGCTGCCAGGGTCTGGCGAGATGGTGCAGCAGGGTCTGCCATGCCACACCCACACCCTCGCCGCCGCAAAGCGGACATGTCCGCTTGCCGGAGGGCACAGAAGTTTCGGCAGTGGCGGCGCAACAATTCGACATGCTGTTCCTGGCGGAAGCTGGATACCGGCTCACTATGAGCAAGGGCGGAGTAGAATAGCATCATGTACAAATACGGCGGCATCGTCATCCATGAGACGCGCGACGCGCTCGGCACGCTGGAGGTGGTCGAGGACGGCTACCAGCGCTCGTTGCACTTCGGCTCGGAACCCAAGCAGAGCAGCATGGAGCTGAACGACCCGCTGCGCCTGGCCCTGTCCTACACCCGCGCCATGCTGAGTGCGCTGCTGTTCCAGCCCGCACCGCGCCACGTGCTGCTGCTCGGCCTCGGCGGCGGCTCGCTGGCCAAGTTCCTGTTGCACCATTTCCCGGGTTGCCGCATCGACGCGGTGGAGTACCGCGAGAGTGTCTACGCCGTGGCGCGCAGCCACTTTCATCTGCCCGATGACCCGCGCCTGTACGTGCATATCGCCGATGCCGCCGACTTCCTCCGCCAGGCGGATGCGACGCACAGCGGCTATGACCTGATCCTGTTGGACGCCTTCACTGCCGACGGCGTCGCTCAGGCCACCTCCGGCCTGTCGTTCTTCGAGGCCTGCCGCACCCGCCTCGCCGCCGACGGCGTGCTGGCCGCCAACCTGTGGTCCGCCGACAGCATCAAGCTGGACGACATCATCAGCGATCTCGGTGACGCCTTCGACGGCCGCCTGTTGCGCCTGCCGGTGGACGGCAAGGCCAACGTCATCGCCCTGACCACCCGGCAGGGCAAGCCGCGCCGCGACCTGCGCCGCCTCGACGCGGAGGCCCGGGCGCTGCAGCAGCGCCTCGGCATCGAATTCACCGTCTTTCTCAACCGCCTGCGCAAGAACAACCGTTACTGGGGCCTGTAATCCATCTGCTCATTGACTCACCCCGCCACTCCGGGTAAAACGTCCGGCCGCATTTCCTTGGCTTTTATCAATTTAAGGAAGCTCTGAATAAGTTCAGAGCTTCCGCGGCACAGGGATGTGCCGTGGTCTGAGAAGTCCAGGATGGACTTATTCAGACCTTCCTTAATGGTGAAATCATGAACCGACTGGTCCTGCTCTTCGTGCTGCTGACCGCCCTGGCCCTGGTGGCCGCCCTGGGCGCCCTGTTCATCTTTGCCCCGCAAGGCATCGCCGGCCTGGCGGCCAACAGCGTGGATGTCCGCCTGGTGGAACCGGCCCGCGTCGGCATCGCCCTGCTGGCCTTCGCGCTGCCCATGCTGGCGGTCACCGTCTATGCTGCCCGTGCCACCCTGCGCAGCCAGCGCCTGAGCCGCCAGGGCGTTTGAGCCCAGTTGCCTCCCCCGCGCGGGGGAGGCTATCGCCCGCCCGATCGGCGCCGGCGCTCTGCCCAGCGCGCCAGCAGCGTCACCCCCACCGACGCTCCCAGCAGACCCGCCGCGACGCGCAGATCGGACAGCCGTTCCGGCGCCAGCAGCAATACCAGCCCCAGCCCCAGCATCATGCTGCCGGACAACAGCTTGAGCAGCGCCCCTTCCTCCGGCTGCAACTTGCGCGATCCCAGTGTCCAGCTGAAGACGGCGACGATCACCAGCAGCGGCACGACATAGATCAGGTTGTACAGGGCCAGATAGGCGTAATAGGCGCTTGCCGGCAGTTGGTGCAGGGTGAGCAGGCGGGTGTAGAGCATGGGAAAACCGGCGGTGCAGAGCAGCTCGTAGCTATTCACCGCCAGGGCCAGGATCACCGTGCCGAGCAGCAGGGCCGGCAGACTGTCGGCGCGCAGCAGACCGCGCACCCGCTGATAGATGCCGGGCTTGGCCGCCTCCGGAATAGACAGGCTGGGCCCGTGACCGGGCCACAGATAGTCCTTGACATTGATGAGCGCCATCACCACCGCCAACAGGCCGGCCAGCAGCGTCACAATCTGCAACTGTCCCACCACCAGGAAGACGTTGAGCCAGGCGGCCATCAGGGCGAAGTACACCAGACCTGAGATGGCGACGAACACGCCGCCCACCAGGAGCATACGGCGGCGGCCGCCGGCATGGACCAGCAGGCTGAGCAGGAACAGCAACACGAAGAAGGCGCAGGGATTGAAGGCATCCAGCCCGGCGATGACCAGGGTCACCAGGGGCAGGGAACCGGCATCGCCGCCCAAACCGGACAATCCCGCCTGGGCCAGCAGTTCGGTGGTCCCCGGCACCAGCGGCGTCGGCAGACCGGCACCGGCACGCAGGCTGTCGTGGCAACGGGTGAGCTGCTCACGCAGGAAACGACCGATGCCGGCGGCATCGTCGTAACCCACCACCATGCTGCCGCAGAACAGAAAGGCCGGCACCGAACGGGCCTCCTGGCCCAGCGCGCCGGCCATTTCCGTATAGAAGGCGGCATTTTCCCGATCACGGCTGACCTCCAGATCATGCACCTGCAGCCAGGGCAGCTCGGCCGCCATCGCCGCCACGTCGGGCCGCGCCGCCTGGCAATGGGGACAGGACTGGGACCAGAAGAAATACAGGTGCACCCGGACAGAACCGTCTGCCGCCGGCTCCCACCAGGGCGGCGTCCCCGCCCCGGCCAGCAGCGGCCAGCACAGCAGCAGCGCCAGCCAGCCCCCAAGCCAGGCCCTGTTTGTCTGCCGGTTCATTTTATTTTCTTATCCAAGAATAGTTTTACTTAAGCAATTACTTGTAGTTTGGCGACCACCTCCGCGACAAGCCGCTTTAACTTCAACAGCTAAGCATCGGCAGTGGCAAGTTTTTGCCAAAATCCAAACTGTTGCGCCGGGGCGACGGCCTGCTGTCACACCGCTGTCACCGCGCTGCGCGACACTTTGCACCCTGGCACATCAACTATAACCGGCTATCGTTACCGCTCCCAGGCCTGTGACGGAACGAAAATTGGCCGAGGCAAAACCATAGCGGGAGGGTGATTATGCACAAGGACTATCTCGACGGCGGCCAGCCACTCCACATCATGCTGGCCTATGCCCCACTGGGGCTGGTACGGGCCACCGCGCGCCAGTTGCGCTACGACGGCATGACCGTCGATACCGGAATGGTGACCCTGGATGAGCAGGCCGAGGTAGAGCTGTCCTTTACCCACCGCCATCACGACGAACTCATCACCCATCGCCTGCGTGCCCAAGTTGTCGCCTCCTCGCGCGGCACCGCCGTGCTGGCGTTCACGGACTATGCGCGCACCACACGCGAGATCCTGCATCAACTCATCGACGGGGCGACGACGGCACGCCGCTATGCCCGCGGTTTGTCGCGCCTGCCCATCCCCGCCTGGCTGATACCCCAGCTTCCCCCCGGCGGCCGTCTCGCCTGAAACGGTCGCCTTTTTGGCAACTGCCGCAATCTTGCGACGCCGCCCGGCGTCGCTTTTTTTTTTGCGCCACTTGCCAGTGACAGATTTCAAGTTGCAAATGAACGAGCCCGCTGCGCTCGTACGGTTTTGAAGAACAGCCGTGCACGCAGCACACGCATTCGCTTGTATCTTGCAACTTGTTACTTGTATCTGCCTTTAAGTCGCCGAACCGGCCAGACGATCGGGGGGGAAGTCGATGGTGAAGGTGCTGCCCTTGCCCGGGCGACTGTCGATGCGCAGACGGGCGCTGTGGCGGGTCAGTACATGTTTGACGATGGCCAGACCGAGACCGGTACCGCCCACCTCGCGCGACCGGCCGGTATCGACGCGGTAGAAGCGTTCCGTCAGGCGCGGCAGGTGTTCCGCCGGGATGCCGATGCCACTGTCGCTGACGGAGAAGTGTGCGCCGGCGCTATCGCTCCACCAGCGGAGGTGGATCTCGCCGCCGGCCGGCGTGTAACGCACCGCATTGCCGACGATGTTGGAGAAGGCGCTGTACAGCTCGCGCTCGGCACCGTACAGGCGCAGGTCCGGCTCCGCTTCCAGCGTGATGTGATGAGCCTTGTCGCCGGAGAGCAACTGCGCATCCTCGCGGATGGCGGCGAGCAGCGCCGGCACCTCCACCAATTCGCGCGGCGGGCTGGAGCGATCGGTCTCCAGCCGTGACAGCATCAGCAGGTCGGCCACCAGATGCTGCATGCGTGTTGCCTGCTGATGCATCAGGGTCAGCGAGCGCTGCCAGCGCGCGGCGCAGTCGTCGCCGCTGTCCATCAGTGTCTCCAGAAAGCCGCTGACCACGGTAAGCGGCGTGCGCAATTCATGGGAAACGTTGGCGACGAAATCGCGGCGCATCTGATCCAGCCGC is a window encoding:
- a CDS encoding PstS family phosphate ABC transporter substrate-binding protein, encoding MTFKKAFTAAALAAALVSGSALAATVKVDPALPEYQRASGVSGNFSSIGSDTLNNLMTLWAEEYARFYPNVNIQIQGAGSSTAPPALTEGTANFGPMSRAMKSSEIQAFENKYGYKPTAVPVAIDVLAVYVNKDNPIKGMTMAQVDAIFSATRRCGYKEDVTRWGQLGLTGAWANRDITLYSRNAVSGTYGFFKEHALCNGDFKPSINEQPGSASVVQGVTESINGIGYSGIGYITSGVRAVPLAKAEGQPFAPADADHAADGSYPLSRFLYVYVNKHPNRELTPMEREFFKLVLSKQGQEVVVKDGYIPLPAAVAKRELQKLGL
- a CDS encoding cyclic nucleotide-binding domain-containing protein, producing the protein MTDTPIFSQEGPDAAAALFAQAPLFSGVSAQALHNLAAGATLRRYERDEYLFRTGEQSEYLYLLAQGSVQLSADSSDGREAIVELLRPFESFVVATVLTSQRYLRSARAVEPSRVLLIPARLLLGELKGNPDLAIALLGSMAQKYRHMVREIKSLRLRTASQRLALYLLQLVENSGQAARLPHDKKLLASRLGMTPESFSRALAELRQYSVDVRGDEVRVGDLEQLRAFCRVDQMLDALEQDLRVMLPTEE
- a CDS encoding M48 family metallopeptidase, which gives rise to MTEFPAIDWSGAAPETSVRISARARYVRLRVLPPGRVELVLPRRHDVRALPGFVQQHRQWLIDTLARMQTEHAQQQAQRVAPDEIFLSALNERWQVEYRRGTRNGCWERAGRGLLVQYKNEEWDKVLQRWLAERARQTVGPRLLALAAELGFTCNGYAIRGQKTRWGSCSPKNVINLNWRLLFLPPEQVRYLMVHELCHTVHLNHSTRFWDLVEKMQPDYKALDAAMRKANRMVPAWAL
- a CDS encoding putative iron-sulfur cluster-binding metallochaperone, translated to MSNCCAATAETSVPSGKRTCPLCGGEGVGVAWQTLLHHLARPWQRQGMNQPYYFCNTPDCEVVYFTDSGVTIGKQELRTVVGSKETAPAALLCYCFGVSRADAVDPVVRDFVVQQTKAGLCACTTRNPSGRCCLKDFPAPVAHSRD
- a CDS encoding spermine synthase translates to MYKYGGIVIHETRDALGTLEVVEDGYQRSLHFGSEPKQSSMELNDPLRLALSYTRAMLSALLFQPAPRHVLLLGLGGGSLAKFLLHHFPGCRIDAVEYRESVYAVARSHFHLPDDPRLYVHIADAADFLRQADATHSGYDLILLDAFTADGVAQATSGLSFFEACRTRLAADGVLAANLWSADSIKLDDIISDLGDAFDGRLLRLPVDGKANVIALTTRQGKPRRDLRRLDAEARALQQRLGIEFTVFLNRLRKNNRYWGL
- a CDS encoding thioredoxin family protein — encoded protein: MNRQTNRAWLGGWLALLLCWPLLAGAGTPPWWEPAADGSVRVHLYFFWSQSCPHCQAARPDVAAMAAELPWLQVHDLEVSRDRENAAFYTEMAGALGQEARSVPAFLFCGSMVVGYDDAAGIGRFLREQLTRCHDSLRAGAGLPTPLVPGTTELLAQAGLSGLGGDAGSLPLVTLVIAGLDAFNPCAFFVLLFLLSLLVHAGGRRRMLLVGGVFVAISGLVYFALMAAWLNVFLVVGQLQIVTLLAGLLAVVMALINVKDYLWPGHGPSLSIPEAAKPGIYQRVRGLLRADSLPALLLGTVILALAVNSYELLCTAGFPMLYTRLLTLHQLPASAYYAYLALYNLIYVVPLLVIVAVFSWTLGSRKLQPEEGALLKLLSGSMMLGLGLVLLLAPERLSDLRVAAGLLGASVGVTLLARWAERRRRSGGR
- the phoR gene encoding phosphate regulon sensor histidine kinase PhoR, with translation MPANPWTPELWRLLWVLLGATLLGAVLGSFWLGWGLGLAVYLGYHIWQLRRLVDWLRSGKTRNIPEAGGLWGEVFHYIYQRQRKHQQRKRQLEEILDRFQQATSALPDATVVIGPKDEILWFNDAAAGLLGLHSAQDKGQPIDNLLRHPDFITYLQQNGRNGEVLRIPSPVDDSLTISIHLINYGRDQRLLVARDISQQQRLDQMRRDFVANVSHELRTPLTVVSGFLETLMDSGDDCAARWQRSLTLMHQQATRMQHLVADLLMLSRLETDRSSPPRELVEVPALLAAIREDAQLLSGDKAHHITLEAEPDLRLYGAERELYSAFSNIVGNAVRYTPAGGEIHLRWWSDSAGAHFSVSDSGIGIPAEHLPRLTERFYRVDTGRSREVGGTGLGLAIVKHVLTRHSARLRIDSRPGKGSTFTIDFPPDRLAGSAT